Below is a window of Synchiropus splendidus isolate RoL2022-P1 chromosome 9, RoL_Sspl_1.0, whole genome shotgun sequence DNA.
tattcGATATATAATAGAATGGCGCATTAACCACGATTTTTAATCATCGTTTAAAAGAAAAGGCATTTCGGCTATTCGATTTCAACAAGGAAAAAGGGGGCTAGTTGTTTTGGTTGCCATGGCTGTAATGAATTCAGAACCATTTTTTCAAGTCGTGTTTTTCACCGGAAGCCGAAAGCAGACGAACCAATTCTTTCTCCGGAATCAAAACACCGTCACGTTCATGATGTCGGACGAAGAAGATGATTACATGTCAGATGCGATTCTAAATGCAATGTAAGTTATTTAGGTGTTGTTTGTCGTGTCGATCCGACTTTCGATCCGGTCAATATCGAAAGGAATATGACCAACGTGAAACACGGATGATGTTTGGAATGAATTATCGACTATTTGATTCGGTATCATAGTTTGAAAGCTTGTCTGGCTCCTATGTAACGCTTTGAGTTCCACTATTGGGGGGtttcaagtaaataaatatttgctgtCGGATGTTGCCACAACAAGCCTATCTTGTGCATCAACCCCAGTTACACTTTTACACGGCTCTGTACTGTATCATCGTTTACCAGATCCATGTACATCaatgttgtcttcctcttctccttttaccTGTTGTGTCCTCCcacatctggcctccctaactgtCAACAAATGTGTCTGAGCTGACCCTCTGATATACTCTCAACACCCTGTGACAACCTCACcaacttcagaatcagaatttaatttattgccatggtcagtggggaatccaccaactaggaacgtgttttaaagtaaagtaaaataaaattaaatgaaataaaataaacggcaaaggctgttcacgaattcgaCAGTCTGATGGTGGAGGGGGAAAAGCTGTTCCTGAGACATGAgattctggtctggatcgaccgtagcctcctgccagagggaagaggaacaaacagtccatgtccaggtctTTTTGACCCTTCGCCACACATCATGGCATCTCACACAGCTTTCCCATTTCCCATTTGCATCTGCTGCTTTCACCCTGCCATCATTCACTCTCTGCATCTTATACTTCCATCATAACAGCttcaaatcactatatcatctgCAAATATCAGGGCCCATGGAGCCTCCTCTGTAACCTAATGTTAGTCCGTCCATCATCAGGATAAACAACTCATGTCGCTCTGCTGTATACTGTAAATGTGAATTTGAATAGTGATATTCTCCTCAATAACTTGTTGTTTAAATTTTTGAAATTCTTTCACTCCCCACTCTGCAATGTTGTTCTTAACTGCATTGTacataattaaattaaatgaattctCATTTCCCTTTCTTAGTCAAGATGTGAAGCCTGGTGTCAACATGGTGCACCGTGTGAAGGCTGCAATAAAGCGGGAGGAGAAGCATAAAGAACTGAACATCAAAAACCGCCAGAAGAGCTACAAGGAGCAAGAAAGAGAAAGCAGAGAAGCCGCTCTACAAAGCTCCATTAGCAACCAGAACAAGGGATTTGCACTTCTACAGAAAATGGGTTACAAGGAAGGACAGGGACTTGGGAAGCAGGGTGCGTATCTGAAAGCATTGATAAATGTTTTTGCTGCATGAGCTCATCATTGTTTCCTGGTGTCTCTTAAGGTGCGGGAAGAGTTGAGCCAATTCCGTTGAACATTAAAAATGGTAGGGAATTAAATGTTTCACCTTTTTTTAGTCTGAAGTATGAAGCTAATATATTTTGTGAACCAGACAGAGGAGGAATCGGAATGGAGGAGGCAAAGAAGAGGAAAGCTGAGGAGGCACTAGAAGACTATCGACAGAAAGTACGAGCCAAGCAACAGAATGAGACTAAGTCGTTGCAAGATTTCAGGTGAAGTGTACAATTGTCATGTGAAGTAGCTCATCAATGCGCGCAGGAGACTGATGATTTGTAACGTGGAAGCTATAGCTTGTATTGCTTCATTGAAGACAACTAAATATTTCAGATCAAGAGTAAGGACTGAgcgagaggagaaaaaaattgAGGGCGATCTAAGGAGGAGTCAACGATCCTGTGAGCAGCTTGATAGCCAGAAggtagaaaacatttttaatatacAGCACTAGAAGTCTAAAATGATCTCACACTGCACATTGCTTTGTCACAAActcttttaacttttttttttttaattcagggtATCACAGCTCCAAGGGAGGAATGGTACTGGCCCAAAACAAATTTAGACgatgctgaagaagaagaagaggatgataaaaaagaggaggaggaggcctcaGAATTAACAGTCTGTATTCAGttatttcatttacatattATGTACTTCCCCCGTTCGTAATGAAATTCAAGTTTTATAAGCAAAAATGGGGCAGTAAACGCCTCACATCTTGACTAGCCACTTCTCGACTCGCTTCTTATCACATTGAGCCACCTCCATATGGTCGCGCTTCACACGCTGTGGAGGAAGCTCATGAGATGCTTGAgcttgttctttcagtcacagCCCAGCGCTGTGACTGGGAAAACATGGATCAGGTGACCCGAACGCAGCATTACTGAAGGTGCTGTTGCTTGAACACCCCGCTTTTCTAGTGAAGAATCACCCTAGAACTCTAATCGTAGTTGTTTTACTGGTAGTTCCCAGCCCATGTAGCAACAACAAGAAGGTCTGGGGTTTGAATCAACCTTGATGCAACCCTGGGTTTGGAGTTAACCTGTGTCCTTTGTTGAGTTTGAAAGTCCTTCAGTCTGTGCAGGATGTTCCCCACCTCTCTACCTAAGTAGCAAGGACAGACTGCAGTCCTCTGTGACTGAGTGGTCACTTTATATTCTCTTATCTAAAGTTAAACTCTGGCTGTCAAACTTGTTAAAAACAAGTTAACTATAGTCAGTCTTAACTCCGCCAATATTTTTGAGGCGCCTTCCCTGCATTGTTttcataacatcttcctttaagttaaaTTTATAGCAGATGTTAAAATTGCCATGTTACATCTAATACGTTTAGAATGTTTATAATGTATCAGCGCGTTGGATAGCCTCCATGCACTGAATGCACTGTTTACCCTTGATAGATGTTCAATTGTCTATTGCCATTTACTACTAGGTCCAGCTTGGATTGTGTGCTTGATAAATAATGACTacttctctctctcagtcaTTTGACAAACTGCAAATCTTGACGTCCTACTTGAGAGGAGTGCATTTTTACTGCATCTGGTGTGGCACCACCTATAATGGTACGTGAAGCAATTCTTGTTTTGCTGcctttcttttccttctctcttttttttttaccatatcTACTCTTTTACAGATGAAGATGACCTGTCGTCAAACTGTCCTGGAGACACAGCAGCTGACCACGAATGATCACAACTGTTCTATGATCGGGCTGTTTTagtatatacttttttttattagctTAGCAAAAGTTCTCTGGTCTCTGATGTCAACAAACAATTCTTTGTTATAATAAAATGCTTTGAGTTATGGGCTCTTCATTTGTTCTTTTAGTGAAATAGATATTAatccattttgtcatgtttcttcTCCATTGTGGGAAGgaacattttaattaaatattgtGTGATGGCTTCACACATTTTGTGACACTGTTAGACGATGGCGGCTGTGGTGACCGTTGTAATGGTGTACAATGGTATCTAAAAAATGACATTGAGGAGAAGAAAATGCACGACAGAACaaaagtgcacatcaaatccttTCAGTTGAGTTAGTGAAGTTGCTGTATAGTTATATATGTACAGTACATTGACAACATGTATAGAAGGTTTGGGTAATCTTAACATATATGAAGTAAACAGACTCTCCTCTGGTTTAATAGTGGAGTCAAATTACACCTTTGACAGTGCTGGACATTTAAGAATTTAAAGCAACGTCGCTGTTCCAGTCTGTGGAATCAGATTTGTGTCGACagaagtgaaacaaaacaactgcTTCATTTCTGCAAACAGTCAGATTTTGAATAAAGTTATCGGAAAAGTTTGCGTTTTTCGTATTTTTTAATGGTTCacagtttttttccctcactgCTCTGACTTTTGCTCTCAATGTCactttcttcatttgtttgtttgtaaatcAAAAAACACCTAATATGCATAAATGTTTGACAAATAACATCGTAAATCCTGTCCAGTCTTTTTTATTCTGTTGAAATATGTGTTTctacctaaaaaaaaaactgtttagcATTCGCACAACAGAATTAAGACATTAGGTGCGGGGTCATCTTTGTAGGACCGTCGAAGAACGCACTGACCAATCGTGTGATTCTTGGGGAAAAGAGGGAAAAGGGGAAAAAACCGCAGAGGACGCACAGAGTTCACCTGGAAGAGTCAGGGTCTCGACTTGCTGTACGTCCCAATGGCAGTTGTTGGAGAGAAATACAGTGCGTGTCATGTGGCTTGAGAGTGCTGTTTTGTCGTTTCAGTGTTTTGGCGTGACCGATACAGCAGCgtcaagtcaaatatctgctTGCCAAGTGCGACAGCACGGAAGTTGAGAGTCGGGATTCAGCGGAAAACGAAAGTCATCGCTGAAAACGAAACTAAAGCTTGGAGGGTGACTCAGGTTTTTCAATAGTGGGAGTCCCAGTCGACTCGCCATATTCACTCTTGACTTCACCAACAGCAGGATGGACTCGAACAACTACGTCGCCCAACTGAACCTGTACATGCAGAGTGAACGTGCCGTGGTCACCTATGAGGACGTGGACGCGAAGGGACCAGATCACATCAAGACGTGAGTTGCCTCGAGTGTATGGCTGTGTCACGACGTGGGATTCACAGATCACAAGGGTGAAAGCAACGGGCGTCATCAGCCCCCTCTCAACGGACAGATAGTGGCTGTAACAGGGAACGTTATTACTTAATTATTAACTCATCTGACATGTACGTATTACAGGCGTACTTCAATTACAGTTTGCTTTTGACGTGTTTCACCATCTACTCATGTGTTCGTTCCTCGGTATGTTCTATTAACTGTGTACAAAAACCTACAGTATGTAATAAGCTTCTCGTAGTTGGTGTGATTTTAATTTGAAGTCCGTTTTACcggaacaggaagtgaacacGAGAGAACAGCtggaaaagaataaaaacacattcttattagtgctgtcagtcgataaaaaaatggaattaatgACAGGATTTTGTTATGAATTAATcgtatttttatgtcatatctgctaaagtctCCTGATagagaatttgagttctaggatataaaaaaaaatgtagtcaattgaatacagtaagaagaggagatttgaaatcatttttttatttattggtgaactgtgcttcataaatgaaatccaaaagtaaaggtcaagcacatccacaaaccagttaggccaggtgcattattcagaaatgtaaaacaaatacagcaatactgtgaaaaaaatgaaataaagctctgtcttcaaaaatgtaaaacaaacagtaatacagttaaataaataaaataaggctgttttcaaaaatgtaaaacaaatacagcgattcagttcaataaataaaattctgaaataaaataaggctgtctcaaataggtactaaagctcaatatagcaattcaaaaatgaataatagaaatataacacgcctctaaatgaggcaaaatgaagaaccgttgacACTCAGAATTAATTGCGTTAATTTGTTATTTAAAGTGTTAAATTGCggcgtaattaattaattgaattaacgcgttaaaatTACAGCACTAATtctcattattatcattattacagAGCgctggaattattattattattattattattattattattattattattattattattattattattattattattatcagtccTGAAGAAGACTGCTATCCTCAATAGTTCAGCTCAGATATCGCTTGGTTTCCTTTCATGGCGGGTTACATGGGATTTGCTGATTGCTTAATTCATTTTAAGTTTTTCCACGATGAGTGTGACGCTTGTGTGAGTCAACAGGAATCTGCGTTGACTCTTGTTATTAAGTAAGGTGCGTCCCTATGTTCCTGAGTTCCTCATACCAAGCTCATCACTCTATTATTATTTGGTGAATTACGGAGAGTTAATTTAGAGAGTATTTGAAATGAATTCAAAGTATATCTCTGAAATGTATATTTCAGCTATGTCCATTTTCAATTGTGTTTGCCAGTGCTGTCATGTCTTATGCAGTACTTTCCTGTAAAGATCCATTTGAGTTCAAGCAACCCCATCTATTCTCACACTTTTAATTCGGTGATGTCTTCAACAGCTTTGTCATGAGAGTGACTGTAAACGGAGTTCCATGCCCTGATGGTGTGGGAAAGAACAAGAAAGAAGCCAAACAAAACGCAGCTAAAAATGCCCTGGAGATGTTGCGGCAGGAGTCTGAGGATTCGGTGAGATTCCTGACTGTAACTGAAGTTGTCTGTGATCTAATCTGCTCTTCATGTTTACGTTTCTGTAGAGAACGAACGTGTCAGAGGCATCAGTTACTTCTGTCGATCACACCCCTACCAAGGACTACGTATCCTTGCTCAATGTGTATGGACAGGACCGCAGGCTGTCTGTGAATCCCATTCAGTCAACACGCCCGGACCCAAATGTCCCGGCGCCGTGAGTGTGCATGAGTAAAAACATGATAGTAGATGTCTCACTGACATAATGTGTGCCATGTTAGATTTTGCTGCAGGTATAAAGTCGGAGACACGGAGTACCTGGAAGCCAGAGGGATGACTAAAAAGGAGGCAAAACAAGCGGCAGCCAAAATAGCTTTCGACATGCTCAGTTCGCCCAACAGAACAATGGTAAGTCTAGTTATAGGAATCTCATGGCGGGCCACACACAGAGACCCGGCCAAGGTTGGTCATTTGAGCCGGATCTCTGAGCCTCAGAATGaagtcatgtttttgtgttcttgaCCGGCAGTTTCCACAGGTCCTTCGGTGCAGTGGCGCTTAAGACCGTCCGCCGAGTGACACCGCCACATACACACTAGAACTAACAGCAACTAAAatagctgctatttgaagtgaactattggagttggctgatgtttaagagctgatttctcGGTCGTGTTTGGTCCTAAATGGGCACATGCACTGAGCCAGTTGGGGCGGCGGAGTtacgcacaggagagagaatcgtagcagcgcaggtttcagactaGAATACACAGAGACTACtcactagtcaggtgaggaaattaacTGTGCTGTCAGTGAAAGAATAtctataatatatatgtatataattcaaaaacaattgaatgcttttattttttaaataaaaaaacatataaaatcTCACACATGTTCCATTCCTCAGTGTGaataacacaaatattttaaatgttttaacacTATTATAAACGATGACAGGCACAGCCGACGACGGGTCGCTCACAGGGGTCCGggtgaccgctcagagagtttgtgggtttgctcagacacatgaaaaatcaGAGGGATCCATGTTTCTTTCTGTGTTTGGGACTGCGTGGTGCAACCCAGGAGCACCTCTCCAAAGTGACTCACCGAGCAAACGTGTTATTTTCCATTGTACAGTATAACGTAATTGTCTCAGCTAAACTCCTACTAAACCTTTGCTTTCAAGTCCTGCGAGGCAGCAGGTCGAGCAAGTCCACAGTCTGTGGGAGATGTGTCTGAGATCCAGTGAGTACCAAATGAGCACCTGTAACTGTTTACACTCCAGGTTCTAATGCGTGGTGTGTGTCGCACTAGGGGCCGTTTGATGAATCTGAGCATAGCGTCTGAGGATGAGAGCTTTGTCGGCACGAATTACATTGGAAAGCTCAATGAGTACTGTCAGAGAAAGAGGCTTCACTTCAAGATCAccgaggagcagagaggaggtcTGCCTCATCAGCTTAGGTACTGAACCACATCAGCGTCAGAGCTAGACATGTTTGGAGCAACTCACCCATGAAAAAAAGATGTCTCTGTCCCTGCTTGTACAGATTTTGCTACAAAGTGGTAATCGGTGACAAAGAGTACCTGCCAGGTGAAGGAGGGAACATTAAAGAGGCCAAACAAAACGCAGCGCAACAAGCGTGGAATGCCATTAGTGAGCAGTCAGACTTAGACAGCAAGGTACCACCATGTTTCCTCTTCTCCACTTCCAGCTGTTTGACTCTATCTCTCTGACTGCAGTGATCCCAACCCTCTTACTCATGTCTCTTTGAGACTTCATTTAGGGAATCCATGACAATTTTACATAAAATCCAGCCAGGCCTTCCAGTTTTCAACCAGCAGCTTTTGACCAATATAGACGGGATCAAGTAAGTCCCATCTTGACTGATGAGTCATGTCCAATGAAAATCAATCCTAAAAATAGGGAGTCATCACTTGTgacctcttttgtttttttttgtttttttttcaaaaacattcaaattCAGTTTTTAGTACATCTTAGACATAAACATTGCTGGGGAAGTCTATTAATCTATTGCCAATGCAGTCCATCAAGTGTGTCTTATCTATACATTCATGGCAGTGAGtggattgttttattatatgtcaatttattattattattattttggctATTCCCTTCCCTTCCCCACTTTTAATTTGGTCTAATTTATAAGTTAAATCAGTGATTATTAACCAAAGGGCCCGGGCACATGTTCGAgtcgcgagcgccccctagaaggccactaaaagttttttgttttacacctttgggccgcaaGAGGTTCagctttaatacatgagccaagtttggtggcagtagtgtgtcactgaattgacttgacagctgcgaatctgtgatagttaccaactatggagaagttttggaaaagaaaaaatgataaagacatgaaagcacctggtccaatactttcatttacactctaCTTATAtcatctttggagtttaaataaaagatatgatttttattttctggtatttagacattgttttattatatttattttatttagaatttttaggcagtttttcccattttctcaacagtttgtatcaagtgtatttttttttctttagtaaatttggtGCTACTGCCTGTTGGTCTTTTctctgacaaatatctttgcaatgatcacatggtttcatgtcatttcacaagattttggtTTGTGTAAGTCGCGTAAATCacagatgaaatcaagagtaatgaaaaTGATTCAGTTGTATTACTTGAAAGGGTAAGAACCCCTGGGTTCAATGATGTATGACATGCTTTTAGTCAATGAaatcatcttcattttagacATCCTGGACGTCATCTGATGTTGGGTCACCGTGCGGCTCCTCCACCCCAGTGAGATCAGGGTAACTTAACCTTCATGCTGTAATGTTTCGCAACACAATGCAGATACACCTGATAATGGCAAAACTGTTTGTGACGTCAGGGATACAAGTGAGCCAGAACACCCTGCCATGATGTCAACTTCAGGCAGTTTTATCGTGTTTAAAGATTCGGCATCTTCTCCACAGGTAGGAATCACTTTACTCTTCCACTTTACATCGAAGGGAAATGACGACTTCTAATAATACTTCTGATTTTCAGATTAAAGCTCCTGACGTGAAGCCCAAAAGAATGTACGAACTTCCATCGACTCATATATTTTCTTGATATCAGTCACCGTTACTGACGTTTCCCTTTCTCCCCAGACTGGCTGCAAACTTCAAAAACGCTGTTCCAAAAGAAGCGACAAAGGAGGTACAATGCAGTCATTTCAAATAGTTCATTGGCTTAACTGAGTTTTCgtttgttttttacattgttaGAGGCCTGACTTGAGAGGAAAAGCCTCCAACGACAACAAGCAAGTCATCTCAAGGTtggtcaatatatatatatatatatatatatatatatatatatatatatatatatttatattactgTTTATATAGAGTTTGGagttgaaatataaaaatacattagTCATGGCCaaaatggttttttttaaattttgtgtcCAGAAATAGAAATACAATTTTCAAATTGTGAGGTGCTTCTTAAATATTGAACAATATCCTCAACGTATAATGATATCTGATGTTCAGTCTTATGAAAATAACTGCTTTAATTGTTGTCTGTTGTCGGTTTAATATTTTAACCAtctgaataaattctttttcacAATCAAATCTGTATAGCGTTGCCAAAGATCATCCCACTCAAGCATGTCAAATGCTTTTTCCGCATCCAGGGAAAAGACGGAACATCTAAAGTTGGTCAATATGTTGCACCAAAAATTTGGCCACCGAAGGTTTTTGGCCGGATTAAGTTTCAGTTTTCAACTGTTATGGAATCAATAATTTTTCCATCACACAACTCAGAGAGACTGTTTGAGCACTGAAACAATATGGGCTAAACACACCAGACACCAAgagttttttgtgtttgtttcactgATAATGTTATTgtaatgtatcttttttttcaatttctacTTTCCCTCTTCAGCTTTATGTCTGACTTTGACTCAATTGAACGCATCGGCAAAGGGGCATTTGGCCGTGTGTACAGAGCCAGAGAGAAGCTGGTGGACAGGAAATTTGCCATAAAGATTGTGAAGTTCAAAGAGTGAGTTTAAGTTTTATGTTTTCAACCAAAGAAATAGTTCTGCCACACTTGTActagagagagacaggagaagcCATTGTCTGTATTTGAATCGACTTATGTGTATTTACTTATCTTTTCCTTTTCATAGTAAAAAAACTTTAATTGAGGTAAAGGCACTTATAGATCTCAGCCACAAAAACATTGTGAGATACTACAATTGCTGGATTGAAGATTCACTCTACCACTTGGACGCTCCATCATCCAGCTGCTCTTCCACGTGAGTCTAGTCTTTCTCAATTCATGTCATGTACATGCTCCATGCTCCAGAATGGCTTCCTCTTCCAGGTCCACTGACACCACACCGAAGTACCTTTACATCAAGATGGAACTGTGTAGCGACAGGACTCTGCGCAAGTGGATCGAAGAGAAAAATGCTAAGAACGTGAAGAAGCCATTCGAAGATCCCAGCAGACGAGAAGAGAGTCTGTCCATTGCTCAGCAAATAATCAGAGGTGTGGAATATTTCCACTCCAAACAGTTCATTCACAGAGACCTGAAGGTGGGTGGCTTTGCTGGTACGACGTCGTTTAGGACATGTTCGCGTTGACTCTTGTTTGTCTCCTGCAGCCAGCAAATATCATGTTCGGGCAGGAAGACCGAGTTAAGATCGGGGACTTTGGTCTGGTCACAGAGGAGATCgatgatgacagtgaaaatgagcGGGAGAGAGCCATGTTCAAAGGAACACCAATTTACATGGCCCCTGAGCAGGTAGAATGCTTGAGGTTTTTTTACTTTCCAAAGTAAGGAAGCATCATTGGAACTTTAGGGTTAGGTGTCTGAGGTATCAAGAGGTGGAGACAAGACTTGTCCTAACTATTGCCTGCGTTGAACAAAGACTCTGAGTCCAGGAATACAGTCAATGGAAGAGGATGGCGTGGATTTTTGAGCATGTTGCTTCAAAGGATTCACTTCAAATTGTGTGTTTCTGAAGGGTCATGCATTGCACTCAAATAATGTCATTCACTAAACAGCTGTGATGAGTCGATCCCAGTGATCCAACTGAAACTCTGCACCCTGCCTTATATTGGTCTTGTTTATCACAGGTCAGCGCGTACGTCTGTGAACGGAAAGCGGATATTTTCTCCTTGGgtctgatttattttgaactCTTCTGGAGCATCTACACTGGACAAGAaagagataaagtgggtttggTTGTGTCATGGTATATTGGGTGAAACCTTGTTACGGACATGTACTTATTATCGCCTGCCTTGCTTGCAACACAGATTTGGAATGATGTCAGAAGGCAGAAATTTCCACCAGGATTCTCTAAGTTTTTTCCTACTGAGGTATAgtattgctttttttccccccaatcACACGCAAATAAAAGTTGCCACTTTTTaccgtttgttttgtttgtttgtttttggatggcAGACTGTCAGGCAGGAAATGATCTACTGGCAGGAAAGATTCAGATAAAGGTTCCCTCTTCTATTGAGCACACAATGGTGGGCGGGTAGGTAGGGCCCCCAGAAGTGTTGCGGAACCACATGTTGGTGTATGCACCAATGGTCAGATGTCCAGGTGTCAGACATGTGGATGTCGATAATCCACTTGCAGGTAGAGAGTGCAGACTCACAGAAACCAGTGGCAGGGTCAGAAGACAAGGTCAGGTGCCAGGGACTTTGATCCAGTGGCAAAATTTAGCGCCTACAGTCAGGAGATCCAACATTGCAGGGTCTGACTATATCATGATTCCATCCATGCTTCTTTGTTGCAGAGCAAAATCATCAGTCTGATGTTGTCTCAAACACCAGTGGACCGCCCTGATGCCAGTGAGGTAAAGAAGCGGCTGAAGGAACTGCACAGCGAGCTTTACCCAGAAGAAACTgtggcaaaagaaagaaaaacttgtTAACCTTTGAGCCAACAACTGAACATCATGTGTCCTAAGAATGGTTGAGTGAgatttccattttccatttttaactCTGATTCCGTTCAGCTAGGTTTTTAAAagattttaatgtattttatccAGTAGGTTATCAATGTCTAATGGGTtttatcaagtgtatttttttaaaataattttaaaattatgCTGTCAACGATCACTATGTAAATATCTTTGACCAAAAGTTTCGAAGCCACTGCTAAATATTGATTATTTCGGTAACCAGTGTCACAATGCAGCACCAATCTAAAACCCATCGTTCTAAAGGGGTGAACAACAACGTTTCACCTTTATACAGATGGTGTTCTGGTTTTATGTCAAGTCTTTTGTGTTCACTTTTCAAGATCAGGTCATGTCAGCACAGTGGTATAGTGGTTAAACATGGTCTGCGGTTGTGAGGCC
It encodes the following:
- the gpatch11 gene encoding G patch domain-containing protein 11 isoform X1, which produces MAVMNSEPFFQVVFFTGSRKQTNQFFLRNQNTVTFMMSDEEDDYMSDAILNAIQDVKPGVNMVHRVKAAIKREEKHKELNIKNRQKSYKEQERESREAALQSSISNQNKGFALLQKMGYKEGQGLGKQGAGRVEPIPLNIKNDRGGIGMEEAKKRKAEEALEDYRQKVRAKQQNETKSLQDFRSRVRTEREEKKIEGDLRRSQRSCEQLDSQKGITAPREEWYWPKTNLDDAEEEEEDDKKEEEEASELTSFDKLQILTSYLRGVHFYCIWCGTTYNDEDDLSSNCPGDTAADHE
- the eif2ak2 gene encoding interferon-induced, double-stranded RNA-activated protein kinase; protein product: MDSNNYVAQLNLYMQSERAVVTYEDVDAKGPDHIKTFVMRVTVNGVPCPDGVGKNKKEAKQNAAKNALEMLRQESEDSRTNVSEASVTSVDHTPTKDYVSLLNVYGQDRRLSVNPIQSTRPDPNVPAPFCCRYKVGDTEYLEARGMTKKEAKQAAAKIAFDMLSSPNRTMSCEAAGRASPQSVGDVSEIQGRLMNLSIASEDESFVGTNYIGKLNEYCQRKRLHFKITEEQRGGLPHQLRFCYKVVIGDKEYLPGEGGNIKEAKQNAAQQAWNAISEQSDLDSKTSWTSSDVGSPCGSSTPVRSGDTSEPEHPAMMSTSGSFIVFKDSASSPQIKAPDVKPKRILAANFKNAVPKEATKERPDLRGKASNDNKQVISSFMSDFDSIERIGKGAFGRVYRAREKLVDRKFAIKIVKFKDKKTLIEVKALIDLSHKNIVRYYNCWIEDSLYHLDAPSSSCSSTSTDTTPKYLYIKMELCSDRTLRKWIEEKNAKNVKKPFEDPSRREESLSIAQQIIRGVEYFHSKQFIHRDLKPANIMFGQEDRVKIGDFGLVTEEIDDDSENERERAMFKGTPIYMAPEQVSAYVCERKADIFSLGLIYFELFWSIYTGQERDKIWNDVRRQKFPPGFSKFFPTESKIISLMLSQTPVDRPDASEVKKRLKELHSELYPEETVAKERKTC
- the gpatch11 gene encoding G patch domain-containing protein 11 isoform X2, translated to MTTRSGGVTSTTVRWETGQDVKPGVNMVHRVKAAIKREEKHKELNIKNRQKSYKEQERESREAALQSSISNQNKGFALLQKMGYKEGQGLGKQGAGRVEPIPLNIKNDRGGIGMEEAKKRKAEEALEDYRQKVRAKQQNETKSLQDFRSRVRTEREEKKIEGDLRRSQRSCEQLDSQKGITAPREEWYWPKTNLDDAEEEEEDDKKEEEEASELTSFDKLQILTSYLRGVHFYCIWCGTTYNDEDDLSSNCPGDTAADHE
- the gpatch11 gene encoding G patch domain-containing protein 11 isoform X3 → MVHRVKAAIKREEKHKELNIKNRQKSYKEQERESREAALQSSISNQNKGFALLQKMGYKEGQGLGKQGAGRVEPIPLNIKNDRGGIGMEEAKKRKAEEALEDYRQKVRAKQQNETKSLQDFRSRVRTEREEKKIEGDLRRSQRSCEQLDSQKGITAPREEWYWPKTNLDDAEEEEEDDKKEEEEASELTSFDKLQILTSYLRGVHFYCIWCGTTYNDEDDLSSNCPGDTAADHE